A section of the Pseudomonas sp. Q1-7 genome encodes:
- a CDS encoding NAD-dependent succinate-semialdehyde dehydrogenase — translation MTYPNTQLFINGKWQDAADGRTIAVLNPATGKEIGRVAHASRTDLDRATATTLEGFKVWRDMTAAARSQIMRRAAGLLRERAETIAQVLTQEQGKPVREAKGEVLAGADIIEWFAEEGFRVYGRVVPSRNDPAIRQTVVRDPVGPVAAFTPWNFPINQLVLKVSAALAAGCSVVAKAAEETPAAPAALVAAFADAGLPPGVLGLVYGDPGEISSYLIAHPAIRKVTFTGSTPVGKHLAALAGTHMKRCTMELGGHAPVIICEDADIELAAKSAAFAKFRNAGQVCISPTRFLVHESVADTFAKALSKHAQNLKVGNGLEEGTEMGPLANSRRVTAMEEFLQDAETKGAQILAGGSRIGEEGNFWAPTVLMNVPLDAKIFNEEPFGPIAPIRSFTDLNDAISEANRLSFGLAGYAFTSSLKNADLISRRVEVGMLWMNMPASTSPELPFGGIKDSGYGSEGGPEALEAYLNVRSVVVRNC, via the coding sequence ATGACATATCCAAATACTCAACTCTTCATCAACGGCAAGTGGCAGGATGCTGCAGACGGCCGGACCATAGCCGTCCTCAATCCGGCCACGGGCAAGGAAATTGGCCGCGTAGCCCACGCCAGCAGGACCGACCTCGACAGGGCGACGGCCACAACACTTGAAGGCTTCAAGGTATGGCGCGACATGACCGCGGCTGCGCGCAGCCAGATCATGCGCCGCGCAGCCGGCCTGCTTCGCGAGCGTGCCGAAACCATCGCGCAGGTCCTGACCCAGGAACAAGGCAAACCCGTTCGCGAAGCGAAGGGCGAGGTGCTCGCCGGTGCGGACATCATCGAATGGTTCGCAGAAGAGGGCTTCCGAGTTTATGGGCGGGTTGTACCTTCTCGAAATGACCCGGCAATTCGCCAAACCGTGGTCAGAGACCCGGTAGGCCCGGTAGCAGCCTTCACGCCCTGGAACTTCCCCATCAACCAACTGGTGCTGAAGGTCAGCGCGGCATTGGCTGCGGGGTGCTCCGTCGTCGCCAAAGCTGCTGAGGAAACGCCAGCGGCACCCGCTGCCCTGGTGGCCGCTTTCGCCGATGCAGGTCTTCCGCCGGGCGTTCTTGGCCTGGTGTATGGCGATCCAGGCGAGATTTCCAGCTATCTGATCGCCCATCCGGCAATCCGCAAAGTCACTTTCACTGGCTCGACCCCCGTTGGCAAACACCTGGCGGCGCTGGCAGGCACCCATATGAAGCGCTGCACGATGGAGCTGGGCGGCCACGCCCCGGTCATCATCTGTGAGGACGCGGACATCGAGCTGGCCGCCAAATCCGCAGCATTCGCCAAGTTCCGAAATGCTGGCCAGGTCTGCATCTCGCCGACGCGGTTCCTGGTCCACGAGAGTGTCGCGGATACCTTTGCGAAGGCGCTGAGCAAACATGCGCAGAACCTGAAGGTAGGCAACGGCCTTGAGGAAGGGACCGAAATGGGCCCCCTTGCCAACTCCCGCCGGGTGACCGCGATGGAGGAATTCCTGCAGGACGCCGAGACCAAGGGCGCGCAAATCCTGGCGGGGGGCTCACGAATCGGCGAAGAAGGCAACTTCTGGGCCCCTACCGTACTGATGAACGTGCCACTCGACGCCAAGATCTTCAATGAAGAGCCTTTCGGACCCATTGCGCCGATTCGCAGCTTTACCGACTTGAATGACGCCATTTCGGAAGCGAATCGACTGTCGTTCGGCCTGGCCGGGTATGCCTTCACCAGCTCCCTGAAGAATGCCGACCTGATCTCTCGTCGGGTTGAAGTGGGCATGTTGTGGATGAACATGCCGGCCTCGACCAGTCCCGAACTACCTTTTGGAGGCATCAAGGATTCCGGATACGGGTCCGAGGGCGGCCCGGAGGCTCTCGAGGCCTACCTGAACGTCCGCTCTGTCGTGGTAAGGAACTGCTGA
- a CDS encoding amino acid ABC transporter permease → MDSLALVVNTLPIMLNGALITLEFAVASMVLGLIVGLVVAIMRISDNLFLSGIARVYVSLMRGTPLLVQIFVVYYGLPSIGISLEPVAAGIFTLTLNTGAYLSESMRGAILGISRGQWAASNSLGFTHVQTLRYVVCPQALRLAVPSLGNTLIGLIKDTSLVSVITVTELLRTTQEAIASSFQPLPLYVAAAAIYWILSTALSWLQERVEKRCALVANH, encoded by the coding sequence ATGGACAGCCTAGCGCTTGTTGTTAACACGCTTCCCATCATGCTGAACGGGGCGTTGATTACGTTGGAATTCGCCGTGGCGTCGATGGTGCTGGGCCTAATCGTAGGACTGGTTGTCGCGATCATGCGGATCAGTGACAACCTATTCCTTTCCGGCATCGCACGGGTATATGTCAGCCTGATGCGTGGAACTCCCCTACTTGTCCAAATTTTCGTCGTTTATTATGGACTTCCGAGCATTGGAATTTCATTAGAGCCGGTGGCTGCCGGTATCTTTACCTTAACGCTGAATACCGGTGCCTATCTGTCCGAGAGTATGCGCGGCGCGATCCTTGGCATCAGCCGCGGCCAGTGGGCTGCATCTAATAGCCTCGGTTTCACGCACGTTCAAACATTGCGCTACGTCGTGTGCCCGCAAGCCTTGCGTCTCGCCGTACCGAGTCTGGGCAACACCCTTATTGGTCTCATCAAAGATACTTCGCTCGTGTCTGTCATCACTGTGACCGAGCTGCTGCGCACTACCCAGGAGGCTATCGCCTCGTCGTTCCAGCCCCTGCCTCTGTATGTGGCAGCTGCCGCGATCTATTGGATTCTGAGTACCGCTCTTTCATGGCTACAGGAACGGGTCGAGAAGCGGTGCGCACTCGTCGCGAATCATTGA
- a CDS encoding transporter substrate-binding domain-containing protein, whose amino-acid sequence MNSKKLFTASANYWRKAPERRGPGQPRSIPLELPGNHRLCNSICGEKTKMKKLKPTLVTGLAAVLLSLAAAFASAEDLFDTVKQAGVLKIAMEGTYPPFDYRNSKGELEGFDVDVAKALAERLQVKPQFITTEWAGILGGLQAGKFDVIINQVTITPERQKALDFSQPYVYSSVQLLQRKGDEREFKSLADLKEHKVGVTIGSVFADVVKAQPGVVVKTYSGTPEGLSDLVSGRIDAVLNDRLMNPYLIQTSGLPLRSGASLPDGGQELGIPFRKGNPKFAEAINSALDSMRQDGTLKNIAMKWFGTDTSVPVTR is encoded by the coding sequence ATGAACTCCAAGAAGCTGTTTACCGCATCGGCAAACTACTGGCGTAAGGCCCCGGAACGGCGCGGCCCCGGCCAACCACGCTCGATTCCCCTCGAATTGCCGGGAAATCATCGGCTTTGCAATTCCATTTGTGGAGAAAAGACAAAAATGAAAAAACTCAAACCGACTCTCGTGACCGGACTCGCTGCAGTGTTGCTTTCCCTGGCTGCAGCTTTTGCAAGTGCCGAAGATTTGTTCGACACGGTCAAGCAAGCCGGAGTCCTAAAGATCGCAATGGAAGGCACCTACCCGCCCTTTGACTATCGAAACTCGAAAGGCGAACTCGAGGGTTTCGACGTGGACGTTGCGAAGGCTCTTGCAGAGCGCCTCCAGGTGAAACCCCAGTTCATAACCACTGAATGGGCCGGCATTCTCGGGGGGCTTCAAGCAGGCAAGTTCGACGTAATCATCAACCAGGTCACGATCACACCGGAGCGTCAGAAGGCGCTCGATTTCAGCCAACCCTATGTCTATTCCTCCGTTCAGCTTCTGCAACGCAAGGGTGACGAGCGGGAGTTCAAGTCCCTGGCTGATCTGAAGGAGCACAAGGTTGGCGTGACGATTGGCAGTGTGTTTGCTGATGTAGTCAAGGCACAGCCCGGAGTCGTAGTTAAGACCTATTCGGGCACCCCGGAAGGACTGAGCGATCTGGTGTCTGGCCGAATCGACGCGGTGCTCAATGACCGCCTGATGAACCCGTATCTGATCCAAACCTCCGGACTTCCGCTCCGCTCGGGTGCTTCCCTGCCGGATGGCGGCCAAGAACTCGGCATCCCATTCCGCAAGGGTAATCCGAAGTTCGCGGAGGCAATCAATTCCGCCCTCGATTCGATGAGACAGGACGGAACGCTCAAGAACATCGCAATGAAGTGGTTCGGTACTGACACATCTGTCCCCGTTACCCGCTGA
- a CDS encoding amino acid ABC transporter ATP-binding protein, whose translation MITLESVSKWYGNHQVLTDCNAAVTKGEVVVVCGPSGSGKSTLIKTINGLEPIQKGRITVDGIPLSTSPAELNKLRMRVGMVFQHFELFPHLSVTENLTLPQIKVLRRSRDEAHEIGMRLLDRVGMRAHAHKHPGQLSGGQQQRVAIARALSMNPVAMLFDEPTSALDPEMINEVLDVMVELARDGMTMVCVTHEMGFARKVANRVLFMDSGVIVEDAKCDTFFSTPRSERARDFLNKILH comes from the coding sequence ATGATTACTCTCGAAAGCGTGTCGAAATGGTACGGCAATCATCAGGTTCTCACCGATTGCAATGCTGCTGTTACCAAGGGTGAGGTAGTGGTCGTCTGCGGCCCTTCGGGTTCCGGCAAGTCGACACTGATCAAAACGATTAATGGGCTGGAGCCAATCCAGAAAGGCCGCATCACGGTCGACGGCATTCCCCTGAGTACCTCTCCCGCCGAGCTGAATAAGCTGCGCATGCGTGTTGGTATGGTATTTCAGCACTTTGAGCTGTTCCCGCACCTTTCCGTGACAGAAAACCTCACGCTTCCTCAAATCAAGGTGCTGCGACGAAGCCGCGATGAAGCGCATGAGATTGGCATGCGTCTCCTCGACCGTGTCGGGATGAGGGCCCATGCACACAAGCACCCGGGACAGTTGTCTGGCGGCCAGCAACAGCGTGTGGCAATCGCCCGCGCCTTGTCGATGAACCCGGTTGCGATGCTTTTCGACGAGCCTACGTCTGCACTGGATCCGGAAATGATCAATGAGGTGCTTGATGTAATGGTTGAGCTTGCGCGCGACGGGATGACCATGGTTTGCGTTACTCACGAGATGGGCTTTGCGCGCAAGGTGGCGAATCGCGTGCTGTTCATGGACAGCGGGGTGATCGTTGAGGATGCAAAGTGCGACACGTTCTTTAGCACCCCTCGTTCGGAGCGTGCACGCGACTTCCTCAACAAGATCCTGCACTGA
- a CDS encoding acetolactate synthase large subunit: MNGAKSLVETLLASGVDTCFANPGTSEMHFVAALDQIPGMKCVLGLQENIVTGMADGYFRIARKPACTLLHCGPGLANGMGNLHNARRARSGIVNIVGDQATYHRPFDAPLTADTDGMARTVSQWVHTSTHSADLGRDAALAVRAAKTYPGQIATLILPADVSWEEGGVVGAPMTPPTPPAVDGHAIENAARILRNNSQNVLILLAGHGVLSEAQALAWRIASATGAKVMADYVTSHLARGHGRLQLERVPYGMDAAITALKPYEHIILVNAKAPVGFFGYPDLPSKQYSPTAQLHVLTRPDQDAVGALKALVDALGAPEAAIPNAGPRPEAVSGNPTPEGLAQTLAALMPENAIISDESISYGRGFYKFTHSAPAHDWLHLAGGAIGDGMPVATGAALGAGKQRRVINLQADGSAMYSLQSLWTQAREQLPVTTIILNNSKYNILIGEYKNVGAVPGDTAMSMLDLGNPFLSWVKLANGMGVEAARATTLDECADLMKSSFNRKGPFLIELMV, from the coding sequence ATGAACGGTGCTAAGAGTTTGGTTGAGACATTGCTGGCCTCGGGTGTGGATACTTGCTTTGCAAATCCCGGGACCAGTGAAATGCACTTTGTCGCCGCGCTCGACCAAATTCCTGGAATGAAATGCGTGCTGGGCCTGCAGGAAAACATTGTGACCGGGATGGCCGACGGCTACTTCCGTATCGCCCGCAAGCCCGCTTGTACGCTTCTTCATTGCGGCCCCGGCCTGGCAAACGGCATGGGAAACCTCCACAACGCTCGCCGCGCACGCAGCGGTATTGTGAATATCGTTGGTGATCAAGCCACCTACCATCGCCCCTTCGATGCACCGCTCACTGCGGATACCGACGGCATGGCTCGGACTGTCTCCCAATGGGTTCACACAAGCACCCATTCTGCTGATCTCGGTCGCGATGCCGCTTTGGCTGTGCGCGCTGCAAAGACCTATCCCGGTCAAATTGCGACGCTGATCCTGCCTGCCGACGTTTCTTGGGAGGAAGGTGGCGTGGTAGGCGCGCCGATGACTCCACCGACGCCTCCCGCAGTCGACGGGCATGCGATTGAGAACGCTGCCCGCATCCTGCGTAACAACAGCCAGAACGTGCTAATTCTGCTTGCAGGCCACGGAGTCCTCAGCGAGGCACAGGCTCTTGCATGGCGCATCGCAAGCGCGACCGGCGCGAAAGTCATGGCCGACTACGTTACCTCCCACCTGGCCCGGGGCCACGGCCGGTTGCAACTGGAACGGGTCCCCTATGGGATGGATGCAGCCATCACCGCCCTTAAGCCCTACGAGCACATCATCCTGGTGAACGCCAAGGCGCCGGTAGGCTTCTTCGGATATCCGGATCTGCCCTCGAAGCAGTACTCCCCCACCGCCCAACTGCATGTGCTCACGCGGCCCGACCAGGATGCGGTGGGTGCTCTGAAAGCGCTGGTTGATGCCCTGGGCGCCCCCGAGGCTGCGATTCCCAATGCCGGTCCCCGCCCGGAAGCTGTCAGCGGGAATCCCACTCCAGAAGGCCTGGCTCAAACGCTGGCGGCGCTGATGCCCGAGAATGCAATCATCTCTGATGAAAGCATCTCTTACGGTCGTGGGTTCTACAAATTCACTCATTCCGCCCCCGCACACGACTGGCTCCACCTGGCCGGCGGCGCCATTGGCGACGGGATGCCAGTAGCTACTGGTGCTGCGCTCGGTGCCGGCAAGCAGCGTCGCGTGATCAACCTGCAAGCGGATGGTTCCGCCATGTATTCCCTGCAGTCCCTCTGGACCCAGGCGCGCGAACAGCTCCCGGTCACGACCATCATTCTCAACAACAGCAAGTACAACATTCTGATCGGCGAGTACAAGAATGTGGGCGCGGTTCCGGGTGACACCGCAATGAGCATGCTGGACCTTGGCAATCCATTCCTCAGCTGGGTCAAGCTGGCCAACGGCATGGGCGTCGAAGCTGCACGTGCCACGACGCTCGACGAGTGCGCTGACCTCATGAAGAGCAGCTTCAATCGCAAAGGTCCCTTCTTGATCGAGTTGATGGTTTAA
- a CDS encoding pyridoxal phosphate-dependent aminotransferase: MPRLATRSTTYPTSHSVPLFRERMALAAAGRHIINMGIGEPDFTAPPTVVEALERAARNGLSGYTAPAGIMQLREAIARYYDENFGTQLDPSRVILTAGASSALILACSVLVDSGSEVLLPDPCYSGNGSFIIASGGKPKFVPTSAANRFQLSAQDVRNNWGPATRGVLIASPSNPTGTSITGSELRDLLGEVRAQDGFTIMDEIYLGLSYDGQAKSALTYDDDIIVISSFSKFFHMTGWRLGWMIVPQNMVSVVEPIASSMAICAPTLAQHAALACFEPEAMSIYEQRRDAFRQRRDYLVPALEKLGFSIPVKPDGAFYIYADISELGTDGVSLAYRLLREAGVSTLPGVEFGSAPQSSHSMRLSYCTSMDELQEAVYRIGKLLA; this comes from the coding sequence ATGCCCCGGCTTGCAACTCGCTCCACAACATATCCGACTTCTCATTCCGTTCCTTTATTTAGGGAGCGAATGGCATTGGCCGCCGCTGGCCGGCATATCATCAACATGGGTATTGGTGAGCCTGACTTCACCGCCCCGCCGACAGTTGTCGAAGCACTGGAGCGAGCTGCTCGAAATGGTCTGAGCGGCTACACCGCGCCTGCCGGCATCATGCAGCTACGCGAAGCAATCGCCCGCTATTACGACGAGAACTTCGGCACCCAGCTCGATCCCTCCCGCGTCATTCTTACCGCAGGAGCATCCAGCGCGTTGATCCTCGCCTGCTCTGTCCTGGTCGACAGCGGATCGGAAGTGCTGCTGCCGGATCCGTGTTACTCGGGTAATGGCAGTTTCATCATCGCATCCGGCGGCAAACCCAAATTCGTACCAACCAGCGCAGCAAATCGCTTCCAGCTCTCGGCACAGGATGTACGGAACAACTGGGGCCCCGCTACGCGAGGTGTCTTGATTGCCTCACCTAGCAACCCGACCGGAACCTCGATCACGGGCTCCGAGCTACGCGATCTGCTTGGTGAGGTCCGAGCCCAGGATGGCTTCACCATCATGGATGAGATTTACCTGGGTCTCTCCTACGACGGCCAAGCGAAGTCGGCGCTCACCTATGATGACGACATCATCGTCATCAGCAGCTTCTCCAAGTTCTTCCACATGACCGGTTGGCGTCTTGGCTGGATGATCGTGCCCCAGAATATGGTGAGCGTGGTCGAACCCATCGCCTCCAGCATGGCAATTTGCGCCCCGACCCTGGCCCAGCATGCCGCACTTGCATGCTTCGAGCCCGAGGCAATGTCCATCTACGAGCAGCGTCGTGACGCCTTCCGCCAGAGACGGGACTATCTGGTTCCCGCCCTGGAGAAGCTGGGCTTCTCCATCCCGGTCAAGCCTGACGGCGCCTTCTACATCTACGCGGATATTAGCGAGCTCGGGACCGATGGCGTCAGCCTTGCTTATCGACTCCTGCGCGAAGCTGGCGTCTCCACCCTTCCCGGCGTGGAGTTCGGTTCCGCCCCCCAAAGCAGTCACTCCATGCGGCTTTCCTACTGCACCAGCATGGATGAACTCCAAGAAGCTGTTTACCGCATCGGCAAACTACTGGCGTAA